A stretch of DNA from Paramisgurnus dabryanus chromosome 19, PD_genome_1.1, whole genome shotgun sequence:
taaaccatggggtactatgtatgcaatggaaaagcgccaatagAGAGACAtccaaaacattctgggaatgggaacccgaggactggagttgagaaacactgagAGATAAGACTGATGACTCTTTTTAGGTATGAAGACTTGCGGTTAACAAACAACTCACTCACTCACCTAATGACAAGATCATGGGCATCGATGAGAGGGCCATAGTGAGACCTTTTGAGGTTGCCAGAATTACCCACTACAGCACAGGTCCTGCAGCGTCCCGGTCCAGCATCTGAATAATCTTCTTCATTTGGAAAAATCCCAAATAACATCTCTGCCACCATTGTGTAGTTTACTTTGCTCTTAAATTGTAGCTTCTGTCGAAATAGTATGGAAGAACTGAAACTGATGCTGATAATTAGTAATGCTAGAAATGAACTTTTTGAACTGACTTTGCAGGGTGAAATGTATTTCATACCCGAGATACTTACCTGCCACCACAGATAGAGGGCTTTGCTGAGTACGctgttttttttggtcagtagAGGTTGGGTGTATGGATTGTAGCGCTGTCTAAACCAGGTGTCATGTCTAAGATCCATTACACACTGATGGCATGCACACTCTCCAAACATTAGGCGTTGCGTCATCGGTCGAGAGAATATGAACAGGCAGACGACAGCGCTCACGCAAAAAGTGATGTATCGCCTTCTTTTTGTGGCAGAGTACACCATCTTTTCGGCATCTTCTCTTTTAAGCCCTTTGGTAGGAAAGGACTGGATGTTTAGGTCATCTGTAAGACTTTTCTCTTCATTAAAACTTCATACTTTGATTCGTAATAGACATGTCAGCTGGATTTAAATAGCATgtagtcatgcaaaatgtaaaaggTAACAAATCGAAATGAATCGTTTAGTGTCATTAACATGACAtgatatttacatattttataaatatatatataaatttgcaCACTTGCGGAAATTTGACTCTTGGCTCAAAACCTCATCAACTACTAAGAAGAACCCTTGTGATGACTAATCAAATACACTAATATTCATAACCTAGTTAGGGTTAAAAAGCAGATGACGATTTCTCAAGACCAtacatgttatactataaaacAGTGTTTGCTCTTAGATTTATTTGATGTAAATGAATAATAGATATGGAGTCTGAACTCACCTGCACAGCTGTGAGGACAGATGCACATGTTTCATCATGAATCCTGCTTTAATAGCAGAGTATAACTCAGCTCAACAATGCCATATCCTGAAGTCTAAGTTGCTAAATGGACAACTgcctgtgtctgtctgtgtgcgtCTTTACGCTGCAATGAAAATATTTGAATAACTTCAAATGGGCCTGGCTGAACTCCTAAACACCTTCTCTGTTTTCAACATGGATGCTTTTCAAGTCCCTGTGTTTCCCTTCAGATTTTCAAGTTAAATTGTTCAAATATAAGCTATAAGAATTTTTGTCTAGTACTATTAAGGTCCAATACACCAAGCTTTAAAATTAGcactttaaaaaagttaaagacattaaacacacacacaaacacaaagagagagagagagagagagggggagggggagggagagagagagagagagagacctaaaaccagtcccatctgtcaactggctctaaaactccagaccagcactaatgaacgcaaacaaaccacaataaaccaaatcattaaagaaagtcaaactttatatttggatcattgggataatgaaagtaaaaaccaaagTAAACTACAATGTTTTCGGgcactaaacagaaaatacagtctgtcagaatatctctccacagttagagatgtaaagcagagacgagtcctcactaaatacagactcagtgatcacagtctggcaatagagaaaggccgacatagacaaacatggctcccaaaagaagagcgaatctgtgtccattgtgacagtgACGAGATtgagacagagacacactttctcctttactgtagtaaatataaagagcttatagagaaacactttgacaaaatctcaaagctcataccagAGTTTCATAACTCTTCAGactcagatcaaatgaagatgttactgggggaagacagacacccatcagctgctgctaaattcatttatcagttacacaccatcagaaataatctacagccctgatcttgtacagtacttttattttacctctcatgtgcctccctaaatgtacatttgtatacttcaaatgtttatatttcaaaatctatattgtaaatatcctctgattctattttattttatttgcagtagtacttcatccatcacccagcaccttagcttaattgcaccttaatgtttgttaatattgtgttattgtatgtttctcgttttatgtataatgctttggcaatattgtaagtgacacaatcatgccaataaagttctttaaattgaaattgaaagggagagtttttttacttttaagtcAAATATACTCATACCCTTGGATTTTGTGAACGTTTTGAACTTTGTGAgaaatttaacttttttaggtttTGTGTAAGTTGTGCTTTGAAGTGAATCGCTGTTTGCCTGCCATCCTCCTTACTGTGAGAGAGCGTTAATCATCGTCTGTCTGCTGCGGCGGCTCCAGGTTATTACTCTTGGACACtgtgcatccatcctttctACTTTTGTCGAGGTCTACCCAGACACTTAATCCTCTCTGTCCTTCATCCACCCCGagccttctttctttctttaccCCCAAT
This window harbors:
- the LOC135735099 gene encoding CMP-N-acetylneuraminate-beta-galactosamide-alpha-2,3-sialyltransferase 1-like isoform X2, producing MCICPHSCAGLKREDAEKMVYSATKRRRYITFCVSAVVCLFIFSRPMTQRLMFGECACHQCVMDLRHDTWFRQRYNPYTQPLLTKKNSVLSKALYLWWQKLQFKSKVNYTMVAEMLFGIFPNEEDYSDAGPGRCRTCAVVGNSGNLKRSHYGPLIDAHDLVIRINRGPTAGFERDVGSKTTHRIIYPESAVDMDNSTHLVLIPFKTLDLQWLISVFTSKHIDRTYTPVKPAIKANRDKVMILHPGFLKYVQERWLQKHGRYPSTGFITLIFALHICDEVLRRMQQVPGPLTCVIHHPGFAQIV